The Apodemus sylvaticus chromosome 22, mApoSyl1.1, whole genome shotgun sequence genome includes a region encoding these proteins:
- the Ap1s1 gene encoding AP-1 complex subunit sigma-1A: MMRFMLLFSRQGKLRLQKWYLATSDKERKKMVRELMQVVLARKPKMCSFLEWRDLKVVYKRYASLYFCCAIEGQDNELITLELIHRYVELLDKYFGSVCELDIIFNFEKAYFILDEFLMGGDVQDTSKKSVLKAIEQADLLQEEDESPRSVLEEMGLA, from the exons ATG ATGCGATTCATGCTACTGTTCAGCCGTCAGGGAAAACTTCGGCTACAAAAATGGTACCTGGCCACCTCAgacaaggagaggaagaaaatggTCCGGGAGCTCATGCAGGTCGTGCTGGCCCGAAAGCCCAAGATGTGCAGCTTCCTGGAGTGGAGGGACCTCAAAGTTGTCTATAAGAG ATACGCCAGTCTGTATTTCTGCTGCGCCATCGAAGGCCAAGACAACGAACTGATCACACTGGAACTTATCCACCGATACGTAGAGCTCCTGGACAAGTACTTCGGCAGC GTATGTGAGTTGGACATCATCTTCAACTTTGAGAAAGCCTACTTTATCCTGGATGAGTTTCTGATGGGTGGGGATGTCCAGGACACCTCCAAGAAGAGCGTGCTCAAGGCCATTGAGCAGGCTGACCTGCTGCAGGAG GAGGATGAGTCGCCGCGCAGTGTCCTGGAGGAGATGGGCCTGGCATAG
- the Vgf gene encoding neurosecretory protein VGF, whose protein sequence is MKTFTLPASVVFCFLLLIQGLGAAPPGRSDAYPPPLGSEHNGQVAEDAVSSPKDDSVPEVRAARNSEPQDQGELFQGVDPRALASVLLQALDRPASPPAVPGGSQQGTPEEAAEALLTESVRSQTHSLPAPEIQAPAVAPPRPQTQDTDPEADDRSEELEALASLLQELRDFSPSNAKRQQETAAAETETRTHTLTRVNLESPGPERVWRASWGEFQARVPERAPLPPPVPSQFQARMSESAPLPETHQFGEGVSSPKTHLGETLTPLSKAYQSLGGPFPKVRRLEGSFLGGSEAGERLLQQGLAQVEAGRRQAEATRQAAAQEERLADLASDLLLQYLLQGGARQRDLGGRGLQETLQERENEREEEAEQERRGGGEDDVGEEDEEAAEAEAEAEEAERARQNALLFAEEEDGEAGAEDKRSQEEAPGHRRKDAEGAEEGGEEDDDDEEMDPQTIDSLIELSTKLHLPADDVVSIIEEVEEKRKRKKNAPPEPVPPPRAAPAPTHVRSPQPPPPAPARDELPDWNEVLPPWDREEDEVFPPGPYHPFPNYIRPRTLQPPASSRRRHFHHALPPARHHPDLEAQARRAQEEADAEERRLQEQEELENYIEHVLLHRP, encoded by the coding sequence ATGAAAACCTTCACGTTGCCGGCATCCGTCGtcttctgcttccttctgctGATCCAGGGGTTGGGAGCAGCGCCCCCCGGGCGCTCCGATGCTTATCCTCCTCCCCTCGGCTCTGAGCATAATGGGCAGGTAGCTGAGGACGCAGTGTCCAGCCCAAAGGATGACAGCGTCCCAGAGGTCCGAGCTGCTCGGAATTCCGAGCCTCAGGACCAGGGAGAGCTCTTCCAGGGCGTGGATCCCCGGGCGCTGGCCTCGGTACTGTTGCAGGCACTGGACCGTCCGGCCTCGCCCCCAGCAGTCCCGGGAGGTTCCCAGCAGGGAACACCCGAAGAAGCAGCAGAAGCTCTGCTGACCGAGTCCGTGCGCAGTCAGACCCATAGCCTCCCGGCACCAGAAATCCAAGCGCCCGCCGTGGCCCCCCCTCGCCCTCAGACTCAGGACACCGATCCGGAGGCGGACGACCGCTCAGAAGAGCTGGAGGCGCTAGCATCCTTGCTCCAAGAACTTCGAGATTTCAGTCCGAGCAATGCTAAGCGCCAGCAAGAGACAGCGGCAGCAGAGACTGAAACCCGCACACACACGCTGACCCGAGTCAACCTGGAGAGCCCCGGGCCAGAGCGCGTATGGCGCGCTTCCTGGGGAGAGTTCCAGGCGCGCGTTCCGGAGCGCGCTCCTCTGCCGCCCCCGGTCCCTTCTCAATTCCAGGCTCGAATGTCCGAAAGCGCTCCCCTTCCCGAAACCCATCAGTTCGGGGAAGGAGTGTCCTCCCCTAAAACACATCTAGGTGAGACTTTGACACCCTTATCCAAGGCGTACCAAAGTCTAGGTGGCCCCTTCCCTAAGGTGCGCCGGCTCGAGGGCTCATTCTTGGGCGGCTCCGAGGCAGGAGAGCGCCTGCTTCAGCAAGGGTTAGCTCAGGTAGAGGCAGGGAGGAGACAGGCGGAGGCCACCCGGCAGGCCGCGGCTCAAGAAGAGCGGCTGGCCGATCTCGCCTCCGACCTGCTGCTCCAGTATCTGCTGCAGGGCGGAGCCCGGCAGCGCGATCTCGGGGGTCGCGGGCTGCAGGAGACGCTGCAAGAGCGGGAGAacgagagggaggaggaggcggagcAGGAGAGACGCGGTGGTGGGGAGGACGATGTgggggaagaggatgaggaggcggcggaggcggaggcagaggcagaggaggcggagAGGGCGCGGCAGAACGCGCTCCTGTTCGCTGAAGAGGAAGACGGGGAAGCTGGAGCCGAGGACAAGCGCTCCCAGGAGGAGGCGCCAGGCCATCGGCGGAAGGATGCTGAGGGGGCAGAGGAGGGCGGGGAGGAGGATGACGACGACGAGGAGATGGATCCGCAGACGATCGATAGTCTCATTGAACTGTCCACCAAACTCCACCTGCCAGCAGACGATGTGGTCAGCATCATCGAAGAGGTGGAGGAGAAACGGAAGCGGAAGAAGAACGCCCCTCCCGAGCCGGTGCCGCCCCCTAGGGCTGCTCCAGCCCCGACCCATGTCCGCTCCCCGCAGCCCCCACCTCCCGCCCCGGCCCGGGATGAGTTGCCGGACTGGAACGAAGTGCTCCCACCCTGGGATCGGGAGGAGGATGAGGTGTTTCCCCCGGGGCCCTATCACCCCTTCCCAAACTACATTCGGCCGCGGACACTGCAGCCGCCCGCATCCTCCCGCCGCCGTCACTTCCATCACGCCTTGCCACCTGCGCGCCACCATCCGGATCTGGAGGCCCAGGCCAGGCGCGCGCAGGAGGAAGCGGACGCGGAGGAGCGCCGgctgcaggagcaggaggagctggagaattACATTGAGCACGTGCTGCTGCACCGCCCGTGA